The sequence TCAAGTTCttgcaaaacaaaaacaaacatgatATGTTTTAATCGACACATATTAAAGGATAAAAAATTGATTGATGAAATGAATAAGAAACTTTATTTGATTCGGACAAAATAGTTCGGGTAAAAATGATCCTCTCTATTCTAAAAGGAAAGTACCATTATTCAATGGAGAATATGTAATCGACATCTGATCATAACAATGAACGAGCAATAACCATATAAGTGTAGGAAAATGTATGCAATTCAATAATACAACCGGTTTGCGCCTGCAAATCCTCCAAGAATGGAccaaaaaaagggaaaattctACAGAAATTGAAAAGCCAAGCCAACAGAGTGAAAAATCTGCAGAACATTTTACATTATCCGGCAAAGTTTTTTCTCTCATACTCCTGACATTTAGTGCTTAATGCTTTACTGTTGACACAGAAGAACAAAACAAAGGAAAAATGCATCATCAAACCCTAGCCACCATTAAAAAATGACCAATTTTTTTTCCTGGTTCACAAGTTCAAACCAAAACAGTAGCAAATCCCCAACTATAGCAGTACAAGGCCAAGTTCACTTGGTTTCAACGCGTGTCGAATCCGATAATTATACAGGTAATAGTGAAGTTGCCCATCACCTGGACCAAATTTAAGTTCCTTCAGGAAGGATTCATTCTCCATGACATCCAATGCATTGAAGACATCAAAATCTCTCTGTTTTGCAACAATAAGAGCATCATTCATCAACTGTAACAATGGAGTTTTGGTGGAGACGTTGTAATATGAATAAGCTGCCTTCAAGGTTGAGTATGTTTGGTTTCCAAGAATGGATGAAGGAAGAGTATAGAAGCTGCAGAAGTCAGTGACTTCATGGGTGTCTGGACTCTCAACCAAGAAACTGTCGACAACACTCTCCTTGGGAAGAAGCCAATGCTCGACGTCGGTTTCATCAAAATCTGGTGCAACAACAAACTGGCTCAAGTAGTTTCTAAGCAACCTAGTAACAGCAGGGACATCACGAAGTTCCATTTTTCGAAAGCCGGGGGTAGCCGGTGAATCTGGTAACTTATAAAGTTTAATCGTCCGACTCATTGTCATCCTTGCCCCAAGCCTTGAAAACCCAACATCAATGAGTTTCTTTGGGTTTAAAGATCTGTGCCAGTATTGGCAAGTTGTTATTGGAGTTGGAAGAACAACTCCAGCTGTATAAGCTGCTTGCCATATATTTTCCAGGTGAACCCTCCTTGTAACCTCTTTGATCATAACAGGTGCAAGTCTCTTAGATCTAAGCTTCTTATGAACACACAAGAAATTGATCTCTGCCATCTTCACAACATCATCGCGTGCTCGGATTCTAGCAGGGACACCACTGATGAAAGCAACCAACTTCTTAGAAGCTTTAGCACGAACACCAATATGCCAGCTTGGGAAGTATCCTGGAGGTCTCAAAGCCCAACCAAGAAATTCCTTGGAATAGTTGAATCTAAACAAATTTTCATCATCTTCGACATAATTATTCTTCAAGAGATTGTACACCTCAAGACAAGTCTCTTCACTGTCCATATCACAAGTTGTCCATTCATAGGAACTAGGAAGATTATAAGGCTCTTGTTTGACCTCAGATAATGGAGTTGGTGCTTCAATTGGCCCATCAGGCAAACTAGAATCCCCAATGTCTTTGAATTGTCCAACAGGTTGAGTTTCCCAGAATTTGTGCCTTTTGCCAATGGACATAGAATCTTGAATCCTCCTAACCATATTCTCCAATGAGCTATCATCCTTAGTAATTTGACCTGCTTCATTTTCCTGATCTGGGTTTTCCTTAGGAGATCCTGGAGAACTATTGTTATCCTCCATCTCAACAAAATATTACAAAACTCTAACAATCAATCAAAATCCTTCCACTTGATCCCAATTACCTGACAAACCACAATATTCAAAATCCTTCTAAAAAACCCAGATGGGGCATGAAAACAGCATATGCATATTTCAAAGCCAGAAAAAACGAGAAGAGAAAACAACAAAACAATCAACAGATCTTCAAAAAAGCTACAAAATCCATAAAGCTACAAACAATACCCAATGCTAATTTTCACATCAGTCGCATGGTCAACgaaatgaaaagaaacaaaagtgaTGAAccaaaaaagggggaaaatagAATGaattggaggaggaagaagggaGAACCTGAAGGAGAGAATGGAGATTGGAGAAGAAACTTGTGGGAAGAGAGAATCAGATCCTGAAGGAAGAAGTGGAATTTGGGAATTGGGCAAGTGGGAATGCGAGTGGGATGGAAATGGTTATTAGGgttcttttatttattgtgtTGAAAGtccattttctctttctctggTCGCTCGATCAAATTCGTCGTTGGAGATGACGATGGGCTTTCGTGAATTGCGAGGAGGGCTTTTGTACGTTTCTAGTTTGGGCCTCAATTTTCCCCCTCAGCCACACTATATTTTAGGGATTTTTACCTTAAAAGATAAGTCATATTATGTTAATgtctttaaattttctttaaaaatatatatatattgatctcCCTATTTTTATTAAGTGATTATTTACAAGTTagtcctatatatatattattctctGTCcatacattttctctctcccaCATGCATATATTCTATCCATCATGGTTCAGGGTCATTTCTCCCTCCTCCCTCTCTCGCAGTGGGTCGAGTTCTCAGCCCTCGACGTACCTCTTTTTAACCCCACTTCCTCTCTTTTGATTTCCACTTCTCACATTCtacttttttcttattttcctaACTCACATATTACTCTCTCCCCACAAGTTTTtcccctcttcttcttcccaaaaTTGCTAAATCCTCCTATTTTTCACATTCGTTCGTTAAATTGTGAGGTTTGATATTTATTCTACtatatttccatttttttaaaaaaattataaatttttccatattttcatactataatattatttttcatagtTTTTATTGTTGTctggaaaacaaaaaaaaaaaaaaagtacattttcACTCAACTAGATtcctattttttaattataaaataagttaTAGATCCTtattatcatattattatattttttttgtagtttttattgttgttcggataataaataacaaaaaaggaGGGACCATTGTCACTTTGAGGAAAAAAAGGTTGAATTTGTGAgtttacttttaatttattattagttttttgtttttaatattttttatatttatatcgCTAGATATACCCTTTTAATatcgttatttatttttttaatagttgttgaattcaagaatatttatatatggatgttagtattttttttttttatgtttaatattcttatttatattatactaGATCTACcatgttattgttttttttttttttttgtattttaaataatattaaattttgttaatattaGAATTTTTAACGTTAggcttttcttaaaaaaaaaattattattggtgtcattttttttagtacaatattagttatttgagttttttttattgcattttagataatattatattttgttggtatTAGGGTTTTCAGTGCTTAAGGCTCTTTTGGAAGAAGTTTAATATTAGAGTTTTAGACATTAAATTTTGTTAGTacaatatctttttaatttgaattttttctaccTTCTATGtttaatattctattttttattattgtttttaatttagaaagttgtgtctttgtttgtttttaataaaaaaattattaatttgaatgattttttatatttttcgtactatttggtttttttaaaaaaatttaagtttgatGTTTATGATTTAAAAGCTTAGtgtttttgtttgttatttaatacaaaattattaatttgagtaaatttttttatacattttttataacattcgatttttttaatatttgagtttGATGGTCAGAGTTTTTGTTACAGAAAGTTCAATAttagagttttttttagtacaatatatTTGTAGTTTGAGTTTTCTTTGCAttatgtttataattttttaatgcaAAAACCTTAATattcttgtttgtttttttaatagtaTTCGGTTCTTTTAATATTAGTTTTTTACTAcaaaatttttttagtatttttgttcgtttttaatacaaatttactaggtaattcttttgatttttttttttttattttttataatttgttttgttttgttttgtatttaagtttgattattagtaaaataattagtaatgcattgtttgtttgtttgtttgtttttttgctAGAAAACAGCGGAcaaattttttagatttatgttgtttacaaatgATAATGTGATCGATAGTGTTGATGAAGTTGATTATGATTAACCACTGTGTGGGAGTTTTAGCATAATTGTGAGTAGTGGACTTCTTTTTTAACAATTCACTGAAATGATAAACATGTCACTTGGGGTAGATACGAGGAAAACTAGTTAGAAATAGTATATAAGCATCATATTTTAACAACATCAGGATCAGTAAGGTTCATACATTCTCTATTCCTAACGAACAAGCAATCAAAATTGATGTTTTCAATCACAAATGCAGCTACCGAATTTAGTGCATTTATATGTCAATGTGAGTAGGATAAGATTGACCAAAACATGGAAGAATTGTCTCATATGACGCAAACGCATAGCCAAACTAGTTATGCTAGtcagatgatgatgatgccaaccTTTGGTTCAAGATATTATAATTCAGATGTCAGTCCATCATCTTCATACATGCATGAACACGGGCGCGACCGTGGAGAGTATAacgaatatttatattatggaACGCCTACAGAGGTACCAAAGCATCCAAATAACTAAGAGGAACCAGAGGAACCTAGAGTTAAAGTCGACGACAACAACCAGTTTGAAATCGACGACGTCTACCTTGTgagacacattgattttttaaaagaaaaaattaaatgaatgaaAAACATTAAACTACTGCATATCTATATTTATTAGTTTTCAATTATGAGCAATAGCCGTGAtatggaagaaaaaaatattgagaaTTTGTTTCTATGTTGTATTTTAAAACTAGAACAATTATGAAACAATGgtaaaatttttcttattattaagaaatacAAGGGTAAATATTTTATAGAGTACATTTTTCTTACTATAAAAGGAAATGAGAAGGAAAAgtgtaaaaatatattaaaaaaataaatacggtttttcaattaaaaaagggaaaggattttttttttaacaaaggtAGTTGAGTATTGAACATTCAACTATTGTTCAaaataggaagaaaaaaaaaacttgatcgAGTATTCAACACTcggtaaattaaaaaaaattataccacATCAATCAAATCAccaaaactacaatatttttctaattatttttaaaactacgACATTTCACTAATTATTTTCATGACTTAcaatatttcttcaatttttctaaaatatccTTATCATAATTAGTTATTATCGTTTATTATCATTAATTTGAAAGttttggaagtttttttttttcattaggaAATTTCAAATGCATTCTTTACTTCTCAGATTCTATTTTTTGGTTGGAAAATTAGAGaaccaaattttttattttattggttttatagtatataaaaacaataaaatattccacacatttcttatttcatttttcaGTAAAGTTTggcataatttttttcaatggaCAAATATCAATTCATAGGGGTATACATGCGTTGGACTAGATTGTTTGGGTTGGTGGGTGAAAactcaaataatttaaataaagtcTCCAACCCAATCCACCCCTAATTGAGTTGGGTTGAATTGTCAgtttataacttattttttattcttaattagAAAGATGCAAATTTATACACAACACATGACTAGTAactaaaaatctcataaaatttaaatgttaaataccaaatatctacaatatttattgcaaactgTAAACAATGGCAAATATCataatgattttaaaagaaaaatattaaaaattaacaaattaatcaataatcaaactttaaacaaatagaaatatatgtgtgtatatatatatatatataatctggGTTTGGTTGGATCAACCCAAAAGTTTTTTAGCCAACCCACGACTAAACTCAACTcatcaaaaatagaaaaagtttaatCTAACCCAACAAAAATGCCTTACATTTTTTGTTGGGTAGTCGGGTTCTTTGAATACCCCTAACAATTTATACCCATAAACTTtgagagttgtatcaatttaaccCATAAATCTTGGGGAcggtatcaatttaaacccaaacttagaattgtatcaagttaaaaccttaaactttagggttgtatcaatttaaactccgaactttataagtgtatcaatttaaacctgaactttcaaaagtatcttaatttaaactccaaactttcataaatgtatcgatttaaaccttaaactttcataagtatatccaaataaaacataatgaacACTTTAAGTTATACAACtatgaaagttcaaggtttaaattgatatacttataaaagtttaggatttaaattgatacaattattagtttcgCATTTAAATTGGTACAATGCCTAAAATTTAGgggtataaattaatatttgctctttattatttttacacattattttcttttcagattttatttttaaaccaTCAATTGTATacatgatttcttttttaatttttcatttttaaaattttgacatCATTAATTGCATACATGgaagttattttatgtgaaaaaataaaacattttcagtgtttttagtattttttttaaaatgataaaaatttagATATTAGAAGGTTACTATAGTAACtaacatattatataaaaatctcTTTATTTTGTGTCATACATATTTGTAGATATTGGAAGTTCTTAACGTTTATGTAATATTCAGTCATATTTTAGTCCATTTAGGAGGCAccacatttcttttttaaatattatcttgGTGTATCGAATTTGGGAAAATAGTTTTTTGGTCTCTATGTTTTGAGTACAATTTTTATTGTAGGATGGATATGACAACCCTAGAATGGTgaaatcaaactaattaaaaccTTTTACTAATGTGAGTCCaactaaataatttttttaaaaaaattactaataaataatttaaacaataaattcatacaaataaattcaataaaaataatcaagTAATTAAAACTAACACTTTTAGGCATccaatttagttttaataaaaaagataGGTATGAGATACATGAAGATCAATTCAATCAAtctaaacaaaaattaagtgatatttaatttaaggaATAAATATGTTacaattaatttcatgcaataaaatataataacaaattaattgtaaaataaAAGTAGGAGAGGGATAGATAAATTAATACTAggaattttatagtggtttgacACAACCAACGTACATCTGCTTTTCCAAGCTCCTCTTGGGTACTTCACTAGAAGTCTTTTGACTCTTTTCACGACTTAGAGTCGAACCACTACAACGTTCTTTTTTCGTGCAAGAATAACCTAATCATTTCCACAGTTAAAGATCAAACCGTTATGACAACTCTTTTTCACCGGGATCAAAAGTCAATCCTTacaaaaatttaggaaaataaaaCAGCATACTTACAACTCTATCAATAGAGTAGATTTATAAGTTGTAGCACACAACAAATCAATcttcacaacataaaatatctctctataagaaatgaaaataacaaaattgaaGTTTGGAGAGAGTAACAATTGAGGCTTTGTGTTTTGGAGGGGATTGAAAATTAACGTAAttgttattattgaaattgtgGAGAAGAATGAGAATTTAAATAGAGAGAAAAGTGAATGAAAACCAAAATGAGTTTGGATATTTTGATCTTGTTAAAAGTTAAATCAAAGTTTGAGATTAAAAGATTTAAAagtaatattataataataataataataaaatcccNAGAGAATTataccatttatttatttatttatttcacaCACACAAGCTTGCTATGTGTCACTCTCTTggtgatccaccattcaaccaatatgctgccacatgtctacatgcaaatggtccaATTATGCCActcttggaaaaaaaatttcatccaATCACAAAATGCCATGTGTCGTCCATCTGGTCATTCAATCACAATAATGGGCTCATCAACTTCAAGGGAGGTAAAGTCTAGACCAGATAAATTTGGCTGGACGATGATTTGGCTTTGAATCAGAAATTGGATCGgatcaagtatttaaaattgttcGGTCCAAAATTTGACTCAATTCAAGCCCACGATGGAAAATTTgggcaaaaaaaaaatgtaatcgGGCCCAAACCCAAGTTGGGCTCAGACCTAGAAAGTAGTTGAGTTCAAGCCCAAAAGCCCAAAAGCAAATGGAGTTCAAGCCCACTTAAAACCCATGGAaatcctctataaatagaggtcttCCTCTTTCATTTAAAgcgaaaaaaaagagagaggagTTATGGAGATTGGAggctctgaagatcagaagcTCTGAAAATTGAAGTTATGTAGAATTGAAGCCTGAAGCTCCCAAGTTCTCAAGCTCCAACGTTCTCAAGGTCAAAAGATGCAACACATCCAAAAAGTGTGTTTTCTAGACTTAaaatttagttagttttatgcttaatttgagatatttgataattttattgtttgattgtaggAAATCAAGCAATTGGATGAGAACAGGCAATTTTGGAAGATTAATGACTAAAATACCCCTAAGAAGGTCAAAATCTTGACCTAGGGCATTGATCAatggagaaaaatgaaagaaa comes from Benincasa hispida cultivar B227 chromosome 2, ASM972705v1, whole genome shotgun sequence and encodes:
- the LOC120071045 gene encoding glycylpeptide N-tetradecanoyltransferase 1 gives rise to the protein MEDNNSSPGSPKENPDQENEAGQITKDDSSLENMVRRIQDSMSIGKRHKFWETQPVGQFKDIGDSSLPDGPIEAPTPLSEVKQEPYNLPSSYEWTTCDMDSEETCLEVYNLLKNNYVEDDENLFRFNYSKEFLGWALRPPGYFPSWHIGVRAKASKKLVAFISGVPARIRARDDVVKMAEINFLCVHKKLRSKRLAPVMIKEVTRRVHLENIWQAAYTAGVVLPTPITTCQYWHRSLNPKKLIDVGFSRLGARMTMSRTIKLYKLPDSPATPGFRKMELRDVPAVTRLLRNYLSQFVVAPDFDETDVEHWLLPKESVVDSFLVESPDTHEVTDFCSFYTLPSSILGNQTYSTLKAAYSYYNVSTKTPLLQLMNDALIVAKQRDFDVFNALDVMENESFLKELKFGPGDGQLHYYLYNYRIRHALKPSELGLVLL